In Ovis aries strain OAR_USU_Benz2616 breed Rambouillet chromosome 22, ARS-UI_Ramb_v3.0, whole genome shotgun sequence, the DNA window GCATAGAATGAATAAGAAGATCATGGTCCGTCAGATTCAAGGTTAATCCCTCTGTTCTCAGGGTTCTTCTCTGCAAAATGGCAGTAGTAATATTCACCTTGCAAGGCTATTGGTAGGGTTAGatgagataatccatgtaaaGCACTGATGTTCAGTAAATTTCATCCATTTTCCAAGTATTTTCccaatttttcattttggaaaatttcaaaccTTAAAAATGTTGAAAGGATAGTAGAATAATATCCAATATACCCATTGCAGTAGTTTGTTCACAGTGCCATAGAGAAACCCACAGACTGGGTAGCTTCAacaacagaattttgttttttcacagttccagaggctgggaTTCCAAAGTTAGGGTGCCGGCAGAGGTGGCTTCTGGTGAGACctttcttcctggtttgcagatggcacCTTCCTGCTGTGTCTGCTGAGGCCTCTTTGTATGAGTAACTCCTGGTGTCCCCCTTCTTCTTACAGGGACTTCAGTTCTCCTAGATTAGCGCCCCACTCTTATGACCTCAGTTACATTTAATTACCTTCTTAAAGGCCCTATGTCTACATATATAGTCACATTATGGATTAAAACTTCAATATGGATTTTcagggggacacagttcagtccataattgttgtttttgttcagtcactaagtcatatccaactgtttgtgacctcacaacatgccaggcaggcttccctgtccttcactatctcccagactgctcaaattcctgtccattgtgttgatgatgccatccaaccatctcattctctgtcatccccttctcctcctgctttcaatctttcccaacatcagggtcttttccagtaaatcggctctttgcatcaggtggccaaagtattggagcttcagctctagtatcagtctttccaatgaatattcagagttgatttcctttaggattgattggtttgatctccttggtatTTAATTTCCCTATTCACTACTGACCAGCATGGAAAACCTCAGACTGAATGTTTGAGATTCTCTGCATTGATTTTTGGAGGAAGTCGTGGTTATGGGTGTGTTGGGGCGCGGAGGGGGCTCTCTTCATGGGGAGGATAAGCTGCATGAGGATGGTGTGTTACGTCCTTcagtgggagaggggtggggtgacTATGCCTGTGCTTTACTCTCTCCTTGCCATCCATGAGAACTGATGAAACATTAAATCTTTTCATTGTTGGCAGCATCTGGCATGGAGGTTCCAGCTCTGCTCCTGAGGGTGCTGCCACTCCAGACCCCTGCCTCGTGTCCCCAGAGGTGACTGAGCCGAGAGAGCACCCACAGGCAGCCAGGGGTCCAGAAGATTCTCCACGTCCCAGCACACCGGAGCCCCAGGAGTGGGAGAGTCCCTCGTCTTCCATGCGCTTTGCCGAGGGCCCCCCGGAAGGTTGCTTGGCAAGCCCAGAAGGGGAACCTGAAGGTTGGCCCCTGGTTCAACACTCTCGGAGGGAACTTTCTCCAAATGGCCCAGGAGAGGCCTCGGCAGCCTCTGTCCCTCAGGACGACAACTTGACTCAGCGCAAGGTGGTTTCTGTCATCCCCAGTGCCGAAGGAGAGACAGGCTTGAAGGAAGAAGAAGGGCAGAGACTGTCTTCCTCCAGCTCCACTGACCAGTTGGCAGGAATTCCACCAACTGCTCCTCCAGAGCCCATGAAGGTGCAGCTGCCTGGAGAGGATGCCCGGCCTGGTGATTTCAAGTCCCAAGGGCAAGAGGCTGCAGCTGGCTTACCACGGCCAGAGTCCCGGCAGGGAACCCCCAAGGCCCCTGCTGCCCACCTAGGCCAGGAGAGCTCAGCCAGCCTGGAGGAGCCTCCCCTAAAACCTGAGATCTCAACCTCGCAAGAGCCAGCCCCCGAATGCCCAGTGGAGGGGCCACCTCAGGATTTCACCGATGACACGGGATTCCTCGGGGCCTGCCCTCCCACTGGGACCAGTTCAGGGGCTGCCCAAGAAGCCAAAGCGAAGTCCGATTTCCAGGAAAGCTGCCAGCAGCCGATGGGAGCACTCCCACCCACAGGGCTGCCCTGGGATTCACTGGGTCCTGCCCTGGTGCCGGGGGCCAAGGGCTCTTGGGAGGAGACTCTGGGTGCCCTTGATGCTCAGGGTCACTCACAGACCAGGAGCCAAGATGCTCAGCCTAGTCAAGTCACCTGGGCAGCAATAGGTGATCAGCCCGAGGGAATTTTGTTCATGAGCCCTGAGTCTGCCCCACACGCCGCAACTGAGGATGTGGGTCCAGCTTCAagcctcccctcccagccagctGCTCTGGCCTCCGTGGCTGCAGAACAAGCCAAGGAGATGGTTTCCATGGCCGAGATGCCTGTTCTCACAGATCTGGCTACAGAGTGGGCAGAAGCAGGGTTGTCAGGACCGGAGAAGCAAGCATCAGACCtcagaggagaaggagagggtctGGAAGGAGGCTCCAGAGAGATTCCTGCTCCTGCCCCCCCGAAGGAGAGGGCAGAGCTTGGGAACAGGGAGCTAAGCCATGAAGTCCATCCAAAGGTTCCAGCTCTCCCCACTCCCAGTGCATCAGATGAGAGTGCCAGCAGGTCACCAGGGCCGAAGGATGAAGCTGAGCCCCCCGAAGGCCCAGCTGTGGCTAACGAGGAAAGCAAAGTCGCTGGGGCTGATCCTAGAGGACAGAGAGCAGCCCCAGGGCCCCTTGATGGTGCAGATACTGGGAATCTACAGGCAGAACAACCTGAGGCCTGGGACTGCAAGCCTGACCCAGAGGTGGACAAGGACGAGGTTTCACAGCTGACTGGCGATGAGGAGAGCAAAGGCCTTCCGAACACAGTCCTAGCACAGCCACTTGGAGAGGAGATCCCCGGGCACACGGACAGGTCTGACTGTCCCTTAGAAGATGCAGCTTGGAACGTGGTGGCCCGTGGGATGATGGGAGAATCTCAAGTGGTCCACGCATCGGGCTCACTGCACCAGCTCCCTGAACAGCATCCCAGCCCACCCTCTGGGCCAGAAGGAGCTGGTGAATGTGTTCTTCCCCGGGGAACCATCTGGGCAGGGCCGGAACCACAGACCAAATGTCCCGACACCCTTCAGGACGTGGAGGGACTGGGAAGAATGGACTCTCTTCCTGCTTTAGAATCTGAGAAATCAGATTTCCTGTCGGCTCCTGCTCCAGAGGTCGTCCCCAAAGCCCAGGAGGCGGAGAGCATGCCTGAAATAAAGTCAGGGAGCCACCCATCTGCACAGAGGCCCGGCCATAGGGAGGGGGAGGGCTTGCTAAGATCTCCCCACCCCCGTGGGCTGGGGCGTGACACAGCTGGACAGGAAGTCCTTGCTGATGGGCCCCCTCCCCCTGAGGAGGAGAACTGGGCAGTGGACTGCAGGCTCACGACGCTCAGCCTAGAGCAAGGTCGGCAGGGAAACCTATCCCACCCGGGGGACAGCGGTATAGAAGTGACTGCATCCGAGAGGCCCTTACTGTGTCCTGAGAACCATCTCCAAACATCCCAGACACACCCAGACGCATTGGTCTTCAATATGCTCAGGGAGACATCCCAAGGGTGCGGAAGCAAAGAAGAGGCTTATCCAGGTGATACGGATTTTAAGAACCTGGGTGCCGATTCTCCACAAATCCACACACCCGTGGGACCGCGGGAAGATGTGAACTTGTCCACTCATGGAGGCAAGCAACCGGCTTCTGAAACGGAACTTCAAAGTGAGCTCCCCAAAGGCAGTCTGTCTGATGCTCCGAGTTCACCTCCTGGGGGCACAGTTCTGGAGAATCCTGAGACCGAGAAGTCGCAGTTGTCAGCACCCATGAAGCCTGAGTTGCCTGCACTCAGGGAGAAGGGGCAAGAGGGAGAATGCAGCGGCAGTCAGCCGTCCAGGAGCTTATCTCCTGCAGCAGACACTTCCCAAGACCCTTCTCTTGCAGGTAGCTTGAGCAGAAAGGAATATAGCTGTGCTGGGCAGGGGCCAAACGAGTCCCAACAGGAGCTGGTTGACGGGCTGAACACCGGCAGCCAGCATGAAGAAGCATGTCTTGAGGACGCAGGCATTTCAGGAGCAGCTGACGCTTGGCCCCAGCTCCAGGATTTGGGCAAGACAGAGAAGGCAAGTGGAAACACCGTGGGGGCCCCGCCTTGTTGGCCTGACTCAGTAGCTCTCCCGGAGGCAGCTCACAGCCAGTCAGTTCCAGCACCTGCCAGCCCCCGAGCCACACCCGCCCAGGATGCCCCAGTGAGAGAGGCAGGTGAAGAAACCCAGGAGGGCAGGCAGCAACCGGGGTTGgtcccacagaaggaaatggaGCACCTCACTGCCTCAGATGCAGAGGTCCTGGagctttctggaattttcccaTCAGCCAAGGATCAAGGTGTGGATGGTGCTGAGACTTGCGGGAAGGCGGACGGAGGAGCCCTGGGGATGTGGCAGGCTCCGGGGGAGCCAGGCTCCCTCCGAACAGAGCAGCACTCTTCCCCTGGGGAGGAAGCCTCTACCTCTGCTCTAGGTGAGCAGCACTTGGCCAGCTGCCAGGATGCCTGGCCACTAGCCAGGGAGCTGGCTGAGAGTCCCAGAAGCGTGGCAGATCTTTCTGCAGCACAGGTTGTCCCTGACCCACAGAGGCTCCTGCCGTCTGGACCCCCGGAGGAGGCTGCCCCTGGTACTCCTTACCTGCACATCGAGGGTGCTGCCAGGAAAGGGCTGGAAGACAGTGTTGTGAAAGCTGTTTCACCCCAAGGCCCCGGAGCCCCTGGGGAAAGCCCTTGTTCCACTCGGGAGCCCCTGCTTGCCTCGGAAatagcctcctccagggagggCTCTGCTGAGTCCTCCTTCTTGCaagcaggagctgcaggtgaGGGAATCTCTGCAGCACCAGCCAGCCTTGGAAGCTCCAAAGCTGCGACCTCGGAGGGTCCTGTGGACTCTGTACCGTACTTGGACAGGATGCCGTTTCTGGCCAAGACTAAGGAGACCACAGGGGAGGAGAAATGGTCAGGAGCTCCCGGTGCAAGTGCTGAGCCCGGCGAAATTCCAGCATGCCCCGTCAGTGAGGAGAGCAAGGCAGGGGAAGCAGCAAGAGAGACCGAGGGCAGCGGGGAGAGGATGCTAGAGCCTTCCAAGGATCCCAGGCAGGGAGCATCAGCTGGTGTAGACGCAAGCTGCAGGCAGACTGGGATGCTCGCTGGGTTGCCTGATTTCAGGGAGCACATCACCAAGATCTTCGAGAAGTCTGTGCTTGGAGCCCTGACCGCCGATTGGCCCCAGAGCACACAGGGAGAAAAGGCGGGAGCCGGGAAGAGGGTGATGGGCAAGGGCCTCATGGTGCCAAGCCCAGAGAAGCTTCCAGATGGGACTCAAGGAGTGGCCgtcacccctctccccacccttcctACTGGTCTCTGGGTGGACTCAAAGGAGAAGAAGCAAGAGCTGGCCGTAGAGGCTGAGATTTCTCGTCTGGGTCCCCAGGATCCAGCTCTAGGAGAGCTGCCCGGGCTGGCCTGGCTGGCCGCAGAGCACACCCTGCCGGGCGCCAGTGATGGAAAGGAAGTAAGCGAGGCCCCGCAGGTGCTGGCGGACAGCAAGAAGCTGGAGGGGGCTGGAGAAGGCTGGTGGCGGGGACCTGGAGGAGGCCAGGCCCATTCACAGCAGGCAGGTGGCCCACAGGAAGCAGCTTCAGATCTGTCTTCACAGGCGGCTTCTCCAGAGGCTTCCGGGGCTGACTTGCAGGTGGCTCCCCAGAGCCATGCAGAAGGGGACTCTGGTCCAGATGACAGCATTCCTTCTGGAAAACAGAGCCAGGAAACAGCCCACCAGGACAGTCAACCCAGAGAAGATGGTCCCCGGGGCTCTTCTCACCCCCGGGCTCTGGGTGACATGCCAGGATCCACCTCTGCCTGGGGAGCATCTCCCCACGGGGACGTCCCACCTCTGCCCGAGGCCGTCGGTCAGCCCTGCACCCCAGACCCACTTGGGGGTGAGAGGAGGCGTGCAGGTGCAGCTGGCATCTCGGAAACACAAGATGCCCTGGGCACCCAGGGCGTCCGGGAGCCCCCAGCTGGGGAAGTGGCAGATAATCCGCTGGAGCCCGGCTTGGAAGCTGGAGCTGCTGGGGAAGCAGAGGGTGACGTCACTGTGAACACAGCTGGGACCCGGACATGTGTGTCTGAGGACCTGCCTGAAACAGGTACTACGAGAATGTTCTCTGGTGCGGCTGTTGCCTCGGCTGTGCCAGGAAGCCCTGGGGACCCAGGCTGCTCAGAAGGGGCTCTGAGGATGGATGCTGAAGTCGCCCCAGGTGGGGGCTGCCCGGCCGGGCCCCCACAGGCTGAGGAGCAACCCAGGCCTGAGTTCCCTGCTTTTGCGGAGGATGGGAAGATAGGTGTCTCCTCACCCACAGAACCTGACAAAACTCGGGACCTGAAGCTGCAAAACCTGGATCCAGAAGCACTGGATGCTGAGAGGTACTTAGAATAAATTCACACGCTAATGTGGGGTCAACTGTAAAAgtgattctcatttttaaaagtcaaagtgaTGAGCGGCTTTAAAGAAGCTTCATTTTTCCGTATCTAATTGTTTAAATTTCCCTACTTACAATCTCTGGATGTGCTGAGAGTCTGAAAACATGTGAGAAATGGTTTGGAGGCGTCTGTTTGGTTTGGAGGAGCTGTCTGTTTAAcacatcttttttcctttccttgtgttctttaattcttctaactGAAATTGTAAAGCATGAAATATTTACAGGCCAGCAGTGGACTATGGGGTCATAGGTTATGGTcagtcagactatttt includes these proteins:
- the TACC2 gene encoding transforming acidic coiled-coil-containing protein 2 isoform X15, which codes for MGNENSSSGNQQEDSGLNNVILWPPNPEPLQKTSLARSSGSVQPPGNSQRVERKPEEASEGTDPGDRPSIWHGGSSSAPEGAATPDPCLVSPEVTEPREHPQAARGPEDSPRPSTPEPQEWESPSSSMRFAEGPPEGCLASPEGEPEGWPLVQHSRRELSPNGPGEASAASVPQDDNLTQRKVVSVIPSAEGETGLKEEEGQRLSSSSSTDQLAGIPPTAPPEPMKVQLPGEDARPGDFKSQGQEAAAGLPRPESRQGTPKAPAAHLGQESSASLEEPPLKPEISTSQEPAPECPVEGPPQDFTDDTGFLGACPPTGTSSGAAQEAKAKSDFQESCQQPMGALPPTGLPWDSLGPALVPGAKGSWEETLGALDAQGHSQTRSQDAQPSQVTWAAIGDQPEGILFMSPESAPHAATEDVGPASSLPSQPAALASVAAEQAKEMVSMAEMPVLTDLATEWAEAGLSGPEKQASDLRGEGEGLEGGSREIPAPAPPKERAELGNRELSHEVHPKVPALPTPSASDESASRSPGPKDEAEPPEGPAVANEESKVAGADPRGQRAAPGPLDGADTGNLQAEQPEAWDCKPDPEVDKDEVSQLTGDEESKGLPNTVLAQPLGEEIPGHTDRSDCPLEDAAWNVVARGMMGESQVVHASGSLHQLPEQHPSPPSGPEGAGECVLPRGTIWAGPEPQTKCPDTLQDVEGLGRMDSLPALESEKSDFLSAPAPEVVPKAQEAESMPEIKSGSHPSAQRPGHREGEGLLRSPHPRGLGRDTAGQEVLADGPPPPEEENWAVDCRLTTLSLEQGRQGNLSHPGDSGIEVTASERPLLCPENHLQTSQTHPDALVFNMLRETSQGCGSKEEAYPGDTDFKNLGADSPQIHTPVGPREDVNLSTHGGKQPASETELQSELPKGSLSDAPSSPPGGTVLENPETEKSQLSAPMKPELPALREKGQEGECSGSQPSRSLSPAADTSQDPSLAGSLSRKEYSCAGQGPNESQQELVDGLNTGSQHEEACLEDAGISGAADAWPQLQDLGKTEKASGNTVGAPPCWPDSVALPEAAHSQSVPAPASPRATPAQDAPVREAGEETQEGRQQPGLVPQKEMEHLTASDAEVLELSGIFPSAKDQGVDGAETCGKADGGALGMWQAPGEPGSLRTEQHSSPGEEASTSALGEQHLASCQDAWPLARELAESPRSVADLSAAQVVPDPQRLLPSGPPEEAAPGTPYLHIEGAARKGLEDSVVKAVSPQGPGAPGESPCSTREPLLASEIASSREGSAESSFLQAGAAGEGISAAPASLGSSKAATSEGPVDSVPYLDRMPFLAKTKETTGEEKWSGAPGASAEPGEIPACPVSEESKAGEAARETEGSGERMLEPSKDPRQGASAGVDASCRQTGMLAGLPDFREHITKIFEKSVLGALTADWPQSTQGEKAGAGKRVMGKGLMVPSPEKLPDGTQGVAVTPLPTLPTGLWVDSKEKKQELAVEAEISRLGPQDPALGELPGLAWLAAEHTLPGASDGKEVSEAPQVLADSKKLEGAGEGWWRGPGGGQAHSQQAGGPQEAASDLSSQAASPEASGADLQVAPQSHAEGDSGPDDSIPSGKQSQETAHQDSQPREDGPRGSSHPRALGDMPGSTSAWGASPHGDVPPLPEAVGQPCTPDPLGGERRRAGAAGISETQDALGTQGVREPPAGEVADNPLEPGLEAGAAGEAEGDVTVNTAGTRTCVSEDLPETGTTRMFSGAAVASAVPGSPGDPGCSEGALRMDAEVAPGGGCPAGPPQAEEQPRPEFPAFAEDGKIGVSSPTEPDKTRDLKLQNLDPEALDAERKIPKAGPSTLPLVPEKDAPDITDEVISDDASSAGGAESSLVPDGVIQPAALEDLENSLLAASTSHSDVSGQVSTDLTAQSTIPAAARVDLTAPASEYASLPSAPAGDGVEASVPSCQRLAKDLSRSSDSEEAFETPESTTPVKAPPAPPPPPPEVITAPEVSVQAPLEEPGCSSEPASVPDGPRSSSVEGSPFHPPPHSFSAVFDEDKPIASSGTYNLDFDNIELVDNLQTLEPRPSDPKNQDCKVNSRRKSTDSVPTSKSTLSRSLSLQASDFDGASCSGNPEATAPVADAYSAGSSSASSTLKRTKKPRPPSLKKKQTTKKPPETPPVRETQHEPTGESPDPSEENQTAGTRPEPARAEGSRSALSEEAPPEPAAAPKAACPLDCEAAEGAVPPASGGGRVQNSPPIGRRTLPLATAPEAVEVTPSDSGGQEDSPAKGLSVRLEFDYSEDKGSWDTQQETPPPTKKIGKKPVAKMPLRRPKMKKTPEKLDNTPASPTRSPAEPNDIPIAKGTYTFDIDKWDDPNFNPFSSTSKMQESPKLPQQSYNFDPDACDESTDPFKTCSKAPSSPSKSPASFEIPASAVEANGVDGDGLNKPAKKKKTPLKTDTFRVKKSPKRSPLSDPPSQDPTPVATPETPPVISAVVHATDEEKLAVTNQKWTCMTVDLEADKQDYPQPSDLSTFVNETKFNSPTEGKQRGGQLDSHPALEATAPREQRARKETAKPELDYRNSYEIEYMEKIGSSLPDNDAPKKQALYLMFDTSQESPVKSPPVRMSESPTPCSGSSFEETEALVNTGAKIQHPVARGLAPNQEPHLQVPEKSSQKELEAMALGTASEVMEITAPEGSFASADALLSRLAHPASLCGALDYLEPDLAEKNPPVFAQKLQEELEFAIMRIEALKLARQIALAARSRQDTKREAAHPPDVSISKTALYSRIGTAEVEKPAGLLFQQPDLDSALQIARAEIITKEREVSEWKDKYEESRREVMEMRKIVAEYEKTIAQMIEDEQREKSVSHQTVQQLVLEKEQALADLNSVEKSLADLFRRYEKMKEVLEGFRKNEEVLKKCAQEYLSRVKKEEQRYQALKVHAEEKLDRANAEIAQVRGKAQQEQAAYQASLRKEQLRVDALERTLEQKNKEIEELTKICDELIAKMGKS
- the TACC2 gene encoding transforming acidic coiled-coil-containing protein 2 isoform X7 — translated: MGNENSSSGNQTSLARSSGSVQPPGNSQRVERKPEEASEGTDPGDRPSIWHGGSSSAPEGAATPDPCLVSPEVTEPREHPQAARGPEDSPRPSTPEPQEWESPSSSMRFAEGPPEGCLASPEGEPEGWPLVQHSRRELSPNGPGEASAASVPQDDNLTQRKVVSVIPSAEGETGLKEEEGQRLSSSSSTDQLAGIPPTAPPEPMKVQLPGEDARPGDFKSQGQEAAAGLPRPESRQGTPKAPAAHLGQESSASLEEPPLKPEISTSQEPAPECPVEGPPQDFTDDTGFLGACPPTGTSSGAAQEAKAKSDFQESCQQPMGALPPTGLPWDSLGPALVPGAKGSWEETLGALDAQGHSQTRSQDAQPSQVTWAAIGDQPEGILFMSPESAPHAATEDVGPASSLPSQPAALASVAAEQAKEMVSMAEMPVLTDLATEWAEAGLSGPEKQASDLRGEGEGLEGGSREIPAPAPPKERAELGNRELSHEVHPKVPALPTPSASDESASRSPGPKDEAEPPEGPAVANEESKVAGADPRGQRAAPGPLDGADTGNLQAEQPEAWDCKPDPEVDKDEVSQLTGDEESKGLPNTVLAQPLGEEIPGHTDRSDCPLEDAAWNVVARGMMGESQVVHASGSLHQLPEQHPSPPSGPEGAGECVLPRGTIWAGPEPQTKCPDTLQDVEGLGRMDSLPALESEKSDFLSAPAPEVVPKAQEAESMPEIKSGSHPSAQRPGHREGEGLLRSPHPRGLGRDTAGQEVLADGPPPPEEENWAVDCRLTTLSLEQGRQGNLSHPGDSGIEVTASERPLLCPENHLQTSQTHPDALVFNMLRETSQGCGSKEEAYPGDTDFKNLGADSPQIHTPVGPREDVNLSTHGGKQPASETELQSELPKGSLSDAPSSPPGGTVLENPETEKSQLSAPMKPELPALREKGQEGECSGSQPSRSLSPAADTSQDPSLAGSLSRKEYSCAGQGPNESQQELVDGLNTGSQHEEACLEDAGISGAADAWPQLQDLGKTEKASGNTVGAPPCWPDSVALPEAAHSQSVPAPASPRATPAQDAPVREAGEETQEGRQQPGLVPQKEMEHLTASDAEVLELSGIFPSAKDQGVDGAETCGKADGGALGMWQAPGEPGSLRTEQHSSPGEEASTSALGEQHLASCQDAWPLARELAESPRSVADLSAAQVVPDPQRLLPSGPPEEAAPGTPYLHIEGAARKGLEDSVVKAVSPQGPGAPGESPCSTREPLLASEIASSREGSAESSFLQAGAAGEGISAAPASLGSSKAATSEGPVDSVPYLDRMPFLAKTKETTGEEKWSGAPGASAEPGEIPACPVSEESKAGEAARETEGSGERMLEPSKDPRQGASAGVDASCRQTGMLAGLPDFREHITKIFEKSVLGALTADWPQSTQGEKAGAGKRVMGKGLMVPSPEKLPDGTQGVAVTPLPTLPTGLWVDSKEKKQELAVEAEISRLGPQDPALGELPGLAWLAAEHTLPGASDGKEVSEAPQVLADSKKLEGAGEGWWRGPGGGQAHSQQAGGPQEAASDLSSQAASPEASGADLQVAPQSHAEGDSGPDDSIPSGKQSQETAHQDSQPREDGPRGSSHPRALGDMPGSTSAWGASPHGDVPPLPEAVGQPCTPDPLGGERRRAGAAGISETQDALGTQGVREPPAGEVADNPLEPGLEAGAAGEAEGDVTVNTAGTRTCVSEDLPETGTTRMFSGAAVASAVPGSPGDPGCSEGALRMDAEVAPGGGCPAGPPQAEEQPRPEFPAFAEDGKIGVSSPTEPDKTRDLKLQNLDPEALDAERKIPKAGPSTLPLVPEKDAPDITDEVISDDASSAGGAESSLVPDGVIQPAALEDLENSLLAASTSHSDVSGQVSTDLTAQSTIPAAARVDLTAPASEYASLPSAPAGDGVEASVPSCQRLAKDLSRSSDSEEAFETPESTTPVKAPPAPPPPPPEVITAPEVSVQAPLEEPGCSSEPASVPDGPRSSSVEGSPFHPPPHSFSAVFDEDKPIASSGTYNLDFDNIELVDNLQTLEPRPSDPKNQDCKVNSRRKSTDSVPTSKSTLSRSLSLQASDFDGASCSGNPEATAPVADAYSAGSSSASSTLKRTKKPRPPSLKKKQTTKKPPETPPVRETQHEPTGESPDPSEENQTAGTRPEPARAEGSRSALSEEAPPEPAAAPKAACPLDCEAAEGAVPPASGGGRVQNSPPIGRRTLPLATAPEAVEVTPSDSGGQEDSPAKGLSVRLEFDYSEDKGSWDTQQETPPPTKKIGKKPVAKMPLRRPKMKKTPEKLDNTPASPTRSPAEPNDIPIAKGTYTFDIDKWDDPNFNPFSSTSKMQESPKLPQQSYNFDPDACDESTDPFKTCSKAPSSPSKSPASFEIPASAVEANGVDGDGLNKPAKKKKTPLKTMVEDVMSVCSLFDTFRVKKSPKRSPLSDPPSQDPTPVATPETPPVISAVVHATDEEKLAVTNQKWTCMTVDLEADKQDYPQPSDLSTFVNETKFNSPTEGKQRGGQLDSHPALEATAPREQRARKETAKPELDYRNSYEIEYMEKIGSSLPQDNDAPKKQALYLMFDTSQESPVKSPPVRMSESPTPCSGSSFEETEALVNTGAKIQHPVARGLAPNQEPHLQVPEKSSQKELEAMALGTASEVMEITAPEGSFASADALLSRLAHPASLCGALDYLEPDLAEKNPPVFAQKLQEELEFAIMRIEALKLARQIALAARSRQDTKREAAHPPDVSISKTALYSRIGTAEVEKPAGLLFQQPDLDSALQIARAEIITKEREVSEWKDKYEESRREVMEMRKIVAEYEKTIAQMIEDEQREKSVSHQTVQQLVLEKEQALADLNSVEKSLADLFRRYEKMKEVLEGFRKNEEVLKKCAQEYLSRVKKEEQRYQALKVHAEEKLDRANAEIAQVRGKAQQEQAAYQASLRKEQLRVDALERTLEQKVTGGRSWPETQTHGGWASHAGPLVRHSWGRVMLRGRGLALPLG